From the genome of Rathayibacter sp. VKM Ac-2759, one region includes:
- a CDS encoding RNA methyltransferase, translating to MPIVHIADLDHPLLADYHRLTDVALRRVLEPEGGLYIAESAKVIGRALDAGHRPRSVLVQEKRLPDAQEVLERFPDVPVFVGPDAVIEELTGFHLHRGALASMHRPALPPLGALLAEARLVVILEDLVDHTNVGAVFRAAAGMGADAVLVTPRCADPLYRRSVRVSMGTVLQVPWTRTPEWGGTRAELLAAGFSVAALALAPDAVPLDEYADERPERVALVLGAEGDGLSRAALDAADTVVTIPMLHGVDSLNVASASAVALWALTRPPRVARPTMAG from the coding sequence ATGCCGATCGTGCACATCGCGGACCTGGACCACCCCCTCCTCGCGGACTACCACCGCCTCACCGACGTCGCGCTGCGCCGCGTGCTCGAGCCGGAGGGCGGGCTCTACATCGCGGAGTCCGCCAAGGTGATCGGGCGGGCGCTCGACGCCGGCCACCGGCCGCGCTCGGTGCTGGTGCAGGAGAAGCGGCTGCCGGATGCACAGGAGGTGCTCGAGCGCTTCCCCGACGTGCCCGTCTTCGTGGGCCCGGACGCGGTGATCGAGGAGCTGACCGGATTCCACCTGCACCGCGGCGCGCTCGCGTCCATGCACCGGCCGGCCCTCCCGCCGCTCGGCGCGCTGCTGGCGGAGGCGCGGCTCGTCGTGATCCTCGAGGACCTCGTCGACCACACGAACGTCGGCGCCGTCTTCCGCGCGGCGGCGGGGATGGGGGCCGACGCGGTCCTGGTCACTCCGCGCTGCGCCGACCCGCTGTACCGCCGCAGCGTCCGGGTGAGCATGGGCACGGTGCTGCAGGTGCCGTGGACGCGGACGCCGGAGTGGGGCGGCACCCGCGCGGAGCTGCTCGCGGCCGGCTTCTCGGTCGCCGCCCTCGCGCTGGCGCCCGACGCCGTGCCGCTCGACGAGTACGCGGACGAGCGACCGGAGCGCGTCGCCCTCGTGCTCGGTGCGGAGGGGGACGGCCTGTCGCGGGCGGCGCTGGACGCGGCGGACACCGTCGTCACCATCCCGATGCTGCACGGGGTCGACTCGCTCAACGTCGCCTCGGCGAGCGCGGTGGCGCTGTGGGCGCTCACGAGGCCGCCACGGGTCGCCCGTCCTACGATGGCCGGGTGA
- a CDS encoding D-alanyl-D-alanine carboxypeptidase has translation MTSPTRPDASPLDVFGPLEGEAPAVRPRRRRPAAIAAAVAGAVLLSAGGAYGVNAASAELPAASAVVEAPAAVTVDAPVLAWPSYGSGAVAAVGLDGTGEGGVLASYGSADPVPTGSIAKVVTALVILAAKPIADGTDGETITFTSADVGYYNDSVAENGSVAPVSAGLELTEREALTVLMLPSANNYAKSLAIWAYGSEEAYLAAARTWLDGQGLTRTVVTDTSGLSPDTVSTTSEMVRLGELLVADPVLAPIVALPTAVIPGVGEVENTNTLLGRAGVDGIKTGTTDEAGACLLFSLDTVVEGQPMTLVGVVVGARTHPQLAADIETLIPTVESGFHSVALTAEGQDFGSYTSAWGESAVAETPEARSVLVWGGVSTSTTVALDPVETVADAERIGTATVDVNGTPYELPLIADGTIEDPGLGWRLSHPAELFG, from the coding sequence GTGACCTCCCCGACGAGACCCGACGCCTCGCCTCTCGACGTCTTCGGCCCGCTCGAGGGCGAGGCTCCGGCCGTGCGCCCCCGCCGCCGCCGTCCCGCCGCGATCGCCGCGGCCGTGGCCGGCGCGGTCCTGCTCAGCGCGGGCGGCGCCTACGGAGTGAACGCGGCGAGCGCCGAGCTGCCCGCGGCGAGCGCCGTCGTCGAGGCGCCCGCGGCCGTCACGGTCGACGCCCCGGTGCTCGCGTGGCCGTCGTACGGGTCCGGAGCCGTCGCCGCCGTGGGGTTGGACGGCACGGGCGAGGGCGGCGTGCTCGCGAGCTACGGCTCCGCCGATCCCGTGCCGACCGGGAGCATCGCCAAGGTGGTCACGGCGCTGGTGATCCTCGCCGCGAAGCCGATCGCCGACGGCACCGACGGCGAGACGATCACGTTCACGAGCGCCGACGTCGGCTACTACAACGACTCGGTGGCCGAGAACGGCTCGGTCGCCCCGGTCTCGGCCGGGCTCGAGCTGACGGAGCGCGAGGCGCTGACCGTGCTGATGCTGCCCTCCGCCAACAACTACGCGAAGTCGCTCGCGATCTGGGCCTACGGCTCGGAGGAGGCGTACCTGGCCGCGGCGCGCACCTGGCTCGACGGGCAGGGGCTCACCCGCACCGTGGTGACCGACACGAGCGGGCTCTCGCCCGACACGGTGAGCACCACCTCCGAGATGGTGCGCCTGGGCGAGCTGCTGGTGGCCGACCCGGTGCTGGCGCCGATCGTCGCCCTGCCGACCGCGGTCATCCCCGGCGTCGGCGAGGTGGAGAACACCAACACGCTGCTCGGGCGCGCGGGAGTGGACGGCATCAAGACCGGGACGACGGACGAGGCCGGTGCGTGCCTCCTGTTCTCGCTGGACACCGTCGTCGAGGGGCAGCCGATGACGCTGGTCGGCGTCGTGGTCGGAGCGCGGACGCATCCGCAGCTCGCCGCCGACATCGAGACACTCATCCCGACGGTCGAATCCGGGTTCCACTCGGTCGCGCTGACCGCCGAGGGCCAGGACTTCGGGTCGTACACCAGCGCGTGGGGCGAGTCGGCGGTCGCCGAGACCCCGGAGGCTCGATCGGTGCTCGTCTGGGGCGGCGTCTCGACGTCGACGACCGTCGCGCTGGACCCCGTCGAGACCGTCGCGGACGCCGAGCGGATCGGCACCGCGACCGTCGACGTGAACGGGACCCCGTACGAGCTGCCGCTCATCGCGGACGGGACGATCGAGGATCCGGGTCTCGGCTGGCGCCTCTCGCACCCGGCCGAGCTGTTCGGCTAG
- a CDS encoding SGNH/GDSL hydrolase family protein produces MVESPHTWSRFVALGDSFTEGIGDPAPGSPGGHRGWADRVAEVLGSTDDDFTYANLAVRGRLLQQILDEQIEPALALKPDLITISAGGNDVIRPRTDPDDITARFEAGLARLRSGGATVVLFTGVDVGFSPVFSRIRGKVAIYNENLRALAKRYDCIVADLWSLDEIQDARMWAPDRLHLNPHGHHEVARMVLEALGVENSLQPFAPEPLHDVTWRTARTEDLQWAREYLVPWVVRRVRHQSSGDFITAKRPSAEPYLRPSVPGTAVEGNATPQQVAEDIATAGIRTVGDARP; encoded by the coding sequence ATGGTCGAGTCCCCTCACACCTGGTCCCGCTTCGTCGCCCTGGGCGACTCCTTCACCGAGGGCATCGGCGACCCCGCGCCCGGGAGCCCGGGTGGGCACCGCGGCTGGGCCGACCGGGTCGCCGAGGTCCTCGGGAGCACCGACGACGACTTCACGTACGCCAATCTCGCGGTCCGCGGCCGGCTGCTCCAGCAGATCCTGGACGAGCAGATCGAACCCGCCCTGGCCCTGAAGCCCGACCTGATCACGATCTCCGCCGGGGGCAACGACGTCATCCGCCCGCGGACGGACCCCGACGACATCACGGCGCGGTTCGAGGCGGGGCTCGCGCGGCTGCGCTCGGGCGGCGCCACCGTGGTCCTGTTCACCGGTGTCGACGTCGGCTTCTCACCGGTGTTCAGCCGGATCCGCGGCAAGGTCGCGATCTACAACGAGAACCTCCGCGCCCTCGCGAAGCGCTACGACTGCATCGTGGCCGACCTCTGGTCGCTGGACGAGATCCAGGACGCGCGGATGTGGGCGCCGGACCGCCTGCACCTCAATCCGCACGGGCACCACGAGGTCGCCCGGATGGTCCTCGAGGCGCTCGGCGTCGAGAACTCGCTGCAGCCCTTCGCTCCGGAGCCGCTGCACGACGTGACCTGGCGCACCGCGCGCACCGAGGATCTGCAGTGGGCGCGCGAGTACCTCGTGCCGTGGGTGGTCCGCCGCGTGCGGCACCAGTCGTCGGGCGACTTCATCACGGCGAAGCGCCCCTCGGCGGAGCCGTACCTGCGCCCGAGCGTCCCGGGGACCGCGGTCGAGGGCAACGCGACTCCCCAGCAGGTCGCCGAGGACATCGCCACGGCGGGCATCCGCACCGTCGGCGACGCCCGCCCCTAG
- a CDS encoding DEAD/DEAH box helicase encodes MNSPSSFGHQVGTSAAEHLSPSFPGRAPWGTANKLRAWQAEALESYFEHEPRDFLAAATPGAGKTTFALRLAAELLHNRTVDRITVVAPTEHLKRQWAEAAHRVGIRLDPTFTNRMGRHARHYHGVAVTYAQVAVRAELHRELTLSGRTLVILDEVHHAGDAMSWGDAVREAFEPAVRRLSLTGTPFRSDTAPIPFVSYLADEEGIRTSLTDYSYGYGRALADGVVRPVLFMVYAGQMRWKSKAGDEMEARLGEGNTKDITSQAWRTALDPKGDWIPSVLRAANTRLTEVRRAIPDAGGLVIATDHYTARAYAAMLREISGEPVTVVLSDEKEASDRIEGFAKDTSRWMVAVRMVSEGVDVPRLAVGVYATSASTPLFFAQAIGRFVRARRRGETASVFLPNVPGLLALASTMELQRDHALDRRSSDDEEYPEADLMADAERSEKASSELLEEGRFESLGSAATFDRVVYEGAEFGMEVEVESEEELDFIGLPGLLEPDQVRELLQHRQQRQAKRAGGRTAAQAAPEAKTAEIPAPLYRTLKEQRSLLNSLVGLWARNTGETHGAVHTELRRLCGGPAVAQASVTQLQARIDLLRRRMGSH; translated from the coding sequence GTGAACAGTCCCTCGAGCTTCGGTCATCAGGTCGGCACCTCCGCGGCCGAGCACCTGTCCCCGTCGTTCCCGGGCCGGGCTCCGTGGGGCACCGCGAACAAGCTCCGCGCCTGGCAGGCGGAGGCGCTCGAGTCGTACTTCGAGCACGAGCCGCGCGACTTCCTCGCGGCCGCGACCCCGGGCGCCGGCAAGACGACCTTCGCCCTCCGGCTCGCCGCCGAGCTGCTGCACAACCGCACCGTCGACCGCATCACCGTCGTCGCTCCGACCGAGCACCTCAAGCGCCAGTGGGCCGAGGCGGCGCACCGGGTCGGCATCCGTCTCGACCCCACCTTCACCAACCGGATGGGCCGGCACGCCCGGCACTACCACGGTGTCGCGGTGACCTACGCCCAGGTGGCGGTCCGCGCCGAGCTGCACCGCGAGCTGACCCTCTCGGGGCGCACGCTCGTCATCCTCGACGAGGTGCACCACGCCGGCGACGCGATGAGCTGGGGCGACGCGGTCCGCGAGGCGTTCGAGCCCGCGGTGCGCCGGCTCTCGCTCACGGGGACGCCCTTCCGCTCCGACACGGCTCCCATCCCGTTCGTCAGCTACCTCGCCGACGAGGAGGGGATCCGCACCTCGCTCACCGACTACTCCTACGGCTACGGCCGTGCGCTCGCCGACGGCGTCGTGCGCCCGGTGCTGTTCATGGTCTACGCCGGCCAGATGCGCTGGAAGTCGAAGGCCGGCGACGAGATGGAGGCGCGCCTCGGCGAGGGCAACACCAAGGACATCACCTCGCAGGCGTGGCGGACGGCGCTCGACCCGAAGGGCGACTGGATCCCCTCGGTCCTGCGCGCCGCGAACACCCGGCTGACCGAGGTGCGGCGCGCGATCCCCGATGCGGGCGGGCTCGTGATCGCCACCGACCACTACACCGCGCGGGCCTACGCCGCGATGCTCCGCGAGATCAGCGGCGAACCCGTCACCGTCGTCCTCTCGGACGAGAAGGAGGCGAGCGACCGGATCGAGGGGTTCGCGAAGGACACCTCGCGCTGGATGGTCGCCGTCCGCATGGTGTCGGAGGGGGTCGACGTGCCGCGCCTGGCCGTGGGCGTCTATGCCACCTCCGCCTCCACCCCGCTGTTCTTCGCCCAGGCGATCGGCCGCTTCGTGCGGGCCCGGCGGCGCGGCGAGACCGCCTCGGTGTTCCTCCCCAACGTGCCGGGGCTGCTCGCGCTGGCGAGCACGATGGAGCTGCAGCGCGACCACGCGCTCGACCGCCGCTCCTCGGACGACGAGGAGTACCCCGAGGCCGATCTGATGGCCGACGCGGAGCGCAGCGAGAAGGCCTCCTCCGAGCTGCTGGAGGAGGGGCGGTTCGAATCGCTCGGCTCCGCGGCGACCTTCGACCGGGTCGTCTACGAGGGCGCCGAGTTCGGGATGGAGGTCGAGGTCGAGAGCGAGGAGGAGCTCGACTTCATCGGGCTGCCGGGGCTGCTCGAGCCCGACCAGGTGCGCGAGCTGCTGCAGCACCGGCAGCAGCGGCAGGCGAAGCGCGCCGGCGGGCGCACGGCGGCGCAGGCGGCTCCGGAGGCGAAGACGGCCGAGATCCCGGCGCCGCTCTACCGCACGCTCAAGGAGCAGCGCAGCCTGCTCAACTCCCTCGTCGGGCTCTGGGCCCGCAACACCGGCGAGACGCACGGCGCGGTGCACACCGAGCTCCGGCGCCTGTGCGGCGGGCCCGCGGTCGCCCAGGCGAGCGTGACCCAGCTCCAGGCGCGGATCGACCTCCTGCGCCGCCGGATGGGATCGCACTGA
- the glgX gene encoding glycogen debranching protein GlgX: METWPGTAYPLGATFDGSGTNFALFSEIAERVELCLFDEDGTETRVDVLESDAYVWHCYLPQVQPGQKYGYRIHGPYDPAAGRRCNPNKLLLDPYAKAVAGEIDWDQSLFSYTFGDPDSINDEDSASHMMMGVVINPFFDWAGDRRPRTSYDSTVIYEAHVKGLTKTHPDIPEELRGTYAGVAHPAVIAHLKHLGITAIELMPVHQFVNDSTLIDKGLSNYWGYNTIGFFAPQNTYSSTGDQGQQVQEFKSMVRALHAAGIEVILDVVYNHTAEGNHLGPSLSFRGIDNEAYYRLVDDDKRYYMDYTGTGNTLNVRHPHSLQLIMDSLRYWVTEMRVDGFRFDLASALAREFYDVDRLSTFFELVQQDPVVSQVKLIAEPWDVGPGGYQVGNFPPQWTEWNGKYRDTVRDFWRGEPSTLGEFASRLTGSADLYARSGRRPVASINFVTAHDGFTLRDLVSYNEKHNDANGEDGNDGESHNRSWNHGVEGPTDDATVLGLRARQQRNFLATMLISQGVPMILHGDELGRTQNGNNNTYAQDSELTWIDWASADRPLLEFTAALIRLRAEHPTFRRGRFFDGRPVLRGSGEPLPDIVWFKADGTEMTPSDWDSGLDRSVGIYLNGNGIRERDERGQAVMDDSFLLYFNADDVDVEFTIPSDEYALEWAVLVDTAGAEADSIPRPAGAILTVQAKSLVILQEHSAPEPEVDHSVAASLASQAATSAIPIITTTGHTSPHAESTDAATAPSTGD; encoded by the coding sequence GTGGAGACCTGGCCCGGAACCGCCTACCCCTTGGGCGCCACTTTCGACGGAAGCGGCACGAACTTCGCACTGTTCAGCGAGATCGCAGAGCGCGTCGAGCTGTGCCTCTTCGACGAGGACGGCACCGAGACCCGCGTCGACGTGCTCGAGTCGGACGCCTACGTCTGGCACTGCTACCTGCCGCAGGTGCAGCCCGGCCAGAAGTACGGCTACCGGATCCACGGCCCGTACGACCCGGCCGCCGGTCGTCGCTGCAACCCGAACAAGCTGCTGCTCGACCCCTACGCCAAGGCGGTCGCGGGCGAGATCGACTGGGACCAGTCGCTCTTCTCGTACACGTTCGGCGACCCCGACTCGATCAACGACGAGGACTCGGCGTCGCACATGATGATGGGCGTCGTCATCAACCCGTTCTTCGACTGGGCCGGTGACCGCCGCCCGCGCACCTCGTACGACAGCACCGTGATCTACGAGGCGCACGTCAAGGGCCTCACCAAGACGCACCCCGACATCCCGGAGGAGCTGCGCGGCACCTACGCCGGCGTCGCGCACCCCGCGGTCATCGCGCACCTCAAGCACCTGGGCATCACGGCGATCGAGCTGATGCCGGTCCACCAGTTCGTGAACGACTCCACGCTGATCGACAAGGGCCTCTCGAACTACTGGGGCTACAACACGATCGGCTTCTTCGCTCCGCAGAACACCTACTCGTCGACGGGCGACCAGGGCCAGCAGGTGCAGGAGTTCAAGAGCATGGTCAGGGCGCTGCACGCGGCCGGCATCGAGGTCATCCTCGACGTGGTCTACAACCACACGGCGGAGGGCAACCACCTCGGACCGTCGCTGTCCTTCCGCGGGATCGACAACGAGGCCTACTACCGCCTCGTCGACGACGACAAGCGCTACTACATGGACTACACGGGCACCGGCAACACGCTGAACGTCCGCCACCCCCACTCGCTGCAGCTGATCATGGACTCGCTGCGCTACTGGGTGACCGAGATGCGCGTCGACGGCTTCCGCTTCGACCTCGCCTCGGCCCTGGCCCGCGAGTTCTACGACGTCGACCGGCTGTCGACCTTCTTCGAGCTCGTGCAGCAGGACCCCGTGGTGTCGCAGGTCAAGCTCATCGCCGAGCCGTGGGACGTCGGACCCGGCGGCTACCAGGTCGGCAACTTCCCGCCCCAGTGGACCGAGTGGAACGGCAAGTACCGCGACACGGTCCGCGACTTCTGGCGCGGCGAGCCCTCGACGCTGGGCGAGTTCGCCTCCCGCCTGACCGGTTCGGCCGACCTCTACGCGCGCTCCGGCCGCCGCCCGGTCGCCTCGATCAACTTCGTCACCGCGCACGACGGCTTCACCCTCCGCGACCTCGTCTCGTACAACGAGAAGCACAACGACGCGAACGGCGAGGACGGCAACGACGGAGAGTCGCACAACCGCTCCTGGAACCACGGCGTCGAGGGTCCGACCGACGACGCCACGGTGCTCGGCCTCCGCGCCCGCCAGCAGCGCAACTTCCTCGCGACGATGCTCATCTCGCAGGGCGTGCCGATGATCCTGCACGGCGACGAGCTCGGCCGCACGCAGAACGGCAACAACAACACCTACGCGCAGGACAGCGAGCTGACCTGGATCGACTGGGCGAGCGCCGACCGCCCCCTGCTCGAGTTCACCGCTGCGCTCATCCGCCTGCGGGCCGAGCACCCGACCTTCCGCCGCGGGCGCTTCTTCGACGGGCGCCCCGTGCTGCGCGGCTCCGGCGAGCCCCTGCCCGACATCGTCTGGTTCAAGGCCGACGGCACCGAGATGACGCCGTCGGACTGGGACTCGGGCCTGGACCGCTCGGTCGGCATCTACCTCAACGGCAACGGGATCCGCGAACGCGACGAGCGCGGCCAGGCCGTGATGGACGACAGCTTCCTCCTCTACTTCAACGCCGACGACGTCGACGTCGAGTTCACGATCCCGAGCGACGAGTACGCGCTCGAGTGGGCCGTCCTCGTCGACACCGCAGGAGCGGAGGCCGATTCGATCCCGCGACCGGCCGGCGCGATCCTGACGGTGCAGGCGAAGTCGCTCGTGATCCTCCAGGAGCACAGTGCCCCCGAGCCCGAGGTCGACCACTCGGTCGCCGCGTCGCTCGCCTCGCAGGCCGCCACCTCGGCGATCCCGATCATCACCACCACCGGCCACACGAGCCCCCACGCGGAGTCGACCGACGCCGCCACTGCCCCCTCGACAGGAGACTGA